From the Conger conger chromosome 14, fConCon1.1, whole genome shotgun sequence genome, one window contains:
- the c14h1orf159 gene encoding uncharacterized protein C1orf159 homolog: MALSFFIIFAATVLQVFCETSEIKALLPGPSDCCAENGMVGNGTCVNSTQCEPGCFLRILENDTAVCMLCDTQFLDPDNVSSCTYIPVKTNVTFTAGMPKIGGPGVVASLLLGTLLVSLFLILSVASFFYLKRSHRLPGIFYRRNKAFIFQPSETAVMIPTPTSSARKTRYVRRERPSATAASTAATISTAAVTKVSNV, translated from the exons ATGGCTTTGTCATTCTTCATCATCTTCGCAGCAACAGTGCTTCAAGTTTTCTGTGAAACTTCAGAAATCAAG gCTCTGCTCCCAGGCCCCAGTGACTGCTGTGCAGAGAATGGCATGGTGGGGAATGGAACCTGTGTGAACAGCACCCAGTGTGAGCCAG GGTGCTTCCTGCGCATCCTGGAGAACGACACGGCCGTCTGTATGCTCTGTGACACGCAGTTCCTGGACCCGGACAACGTCTCCAGCTGCACTTACA TTCCAGTGAAGACTAATGTGACCTTTACTGCAGGAATGCCGAAAATCG GTGGTCCGGGCGTGGTCGCCTCCCTCCTGCTGGGAACGTTGTTGGTGagcctcttcctcatcctgtCTGTCGCGTCCTTCTTCTACCTCAAACGCTCCCACCGTCTGCCCGGAATATTCTACAGACGGAACAAAG cctTCATATTCCAGCCCAGCGAGACA gCTGTAATGATACCTACACCTACATCCTCAG CGAGAAAGACCAGGTACGTCAGAAGAGAGCGGCCGTCGGCGACGGCTGCATCCACCGCCGCCACCATCTCCACCGCGGCCGTCACCAAAGTCAGCAACGTGTGA